A region of Plutella xylostella chromosome 29, ilPluXylo3.1, whole genome shotgun sequence DNA encodes the following proteins:
- the LOC105385292 gene encoding thialysine N-epsilon-acetyltransferase isoform X5 encodes MSSKYSEEEVKIRPAKKEDIRIVYQMIKDLAIFHDMAHKVRMTCEELESDGFDCQPPLFHCLVAERQTAGRPLIGHAVYVPFYSAWQGRTLMMDELYVKPEERGRGVGERLFRAVVQEVERLNCHRMTFLVEKDNSARSFYQRHGAEDLSDIEGWHYFVIKNEYIRKINGDQ; translated from the exons ATGAGTTCTAAATACAGTGAAGAAGAAGTGAAAATTAGACCGGCAAAAAAGGAAGATATTAGGATCGTTTATCAAATGATTAAA GACCTGGCGATTTTTCACGATATGGCCCACAAAGTAAGGATGACTTGTGAAG AGCTGGAGAGCGACGGCTTCGACTGCCAGCCACCACTGTTCCATTGCCTGGTGGCCGAGCGGCAGACGGCGGGAAGGCCTCTGATTGGCCACGCGGTCTACGTGCCGTTCTACTCGGCTTGGCAGGGGCGGACTCTGATGATGGATGAGCTGTATGTGAAGCCGGAGGAGAGGGGGCGCGGGGTCGGGGAGCGGCTGTTTAGGGCTGTTGTTCAG gAAGTAGAGAGGTTAAACTGTCACCGCATGACCTTTTTGGTGGAAAAAGACAACTCGGCGAGGTCATTCTACCAGAGGCACGGCGCCGAAGATCTATCCGACATCGAAGGGTGGCACTATTTCGTTATAAAAAACGAATATATTAGAAAAATCAATGGTgatcaataa